CCAGCCCTAGAGGAAGCTGGGACAGAAGAGTTTGCTGCATGTGCCTGCTCCTCCAccctggtgaggctgtggggcCGGGGTACCAAGCCAGGAAAGAGCAGAGTGGAGGCGGATGGGCCCCTTTTGCCTGAACCCGCAGCGGTAGCCTCATGTCGTGGAGGTGGCTGCCCTCACAGGCACGTTCTCTGCACTGCCCACACCCTGGGAGAGACATCCTAAGAGTGCCTCAGGTGCCACTGTACCCCTTCCATCCTTTCAGTGAGGTCACCTGCACGTTTTGCCAAAGTCTGATCAGTCATGGTCATAGAAAGAGCTTTCCCATGGGCCACAGGGCTTCCTGGGTATCTGCGTGGCACACAGTGGTGGCCCCGATGCACCTGTCCTGGGTCAGACGAAGGCTGAGAACCTATCGCCATTGAAGTCggctttcccctttccttccccctGAGAGCACTGTGTGTGTCACTGCGGCCAATTTTGTACTTCAATATGAAGAAGAATGCTCTTGAGagattttgctgtatttttttttttaacctatttaaataaaaaaaaaaacaccagtttGGGGAACCTGCTTCTCACCTGAGCAGTCCTGGCTAGGTCCTGACACGAGGTCACGTTTCACAGCCAGACATCCCTCACCCCTTGTCGCCTTTCTGTTCTCTAACCTGATGATTGATCTGCAGTGATGCTGTAGTTGTTGAAGAGGGTGACATGTTTGAGTCAGAAGCTTTTGCAGAGATCACTGTTAACCATGGCTGACACCTTCCCCTCGGAGAGGCTCCTTGGATAGTGCCTTTGATGTGGGGGTGCACAGCTGGGGAAGCGACTCACAGGTGAATAACTTGTGGTTCCCCAGGGATGTCCCCACAGACAGGCGGCCAGTGGTGGCTCTTGAGAGCGATGAGTGGTCCCCCTGCCTCTGGAGCTGACCTTGGGCTCTTTCCCCAGAGTCTGGGGGTCTGACGCGTCCTCATTTCTCTTTGCAGACGTTGGACCTTTCCAACAACCAGCTGAGCGAGATCCCTGCGGAGCTTGCAGACTGCCCCAAGCTCAAGGAGATCAATTTCCGCGGGAACAAGCTGAGAGACAAGCGCCTGGAGAAGATGGTCAGTGGCTGCCAGACAAGATCCATCCTGGAGTACCTGCGCGTTGGAGGCCGCGGTGGCGGGAAGGGCAAGGGCCGTGCCGAGGGCTCGGAGAAGGAAGACAGCcggaagaagaggagggagaggaagcagaGGCGGGAGGGTGGCGATGGGGAGGAGCAGGACGTGGGAGATGCCGGCCGGCTGCTGCTCAGGGTCCTGCACGTCTCTGAAAACCCTGCACCCCTAACAGTCAGAGTGAGCCCCGAGGTCCGGGACGTGCGGCCCTACATTGTGGGGGCCGTGGTGCGAGGCATGGACCTGCAGCCGGGGAATGCGCTCAAGCGCTTCCTCACCTCACAGGTGGGTGCCCGTGGGGTCCTCAGATGACGAGGACAGAGGTGTGGGATGCCGCAGGCTGGGACACATCCTGGGGCGAGCGTGTCCAAAGGAGCAGCAGTGGAGTGTGGGGCCCAGCCAGATGTCtgtgtgcctcagcttcctcagctcCAAAGAGGGAATAGAGCAGGCTCTGGCTCCGGTGTTGCTGAGGAAGGGGTGAGGCCTCGGTCCCCTCCAGGAGGCAGGTGTCTCCAGCGTGGAGATGGCCTCTTCCCAGATGCCCGCAGCCTGGCCTGGTTAGTCCTGGTCACTGGCCCTATCCCTTGCTCCTCCACATATGGGGTTAATGGtttatcctaatttttttttttttttttcccaggagtctctctttgtctccactgctggagtgcagtggcacagtctaatctcactgtagcctctgcctcctgggttcaagtgattctcctgcctcagcctcctgagtagctggcattacaggcgcccgctatcatgtccagctaatttttttgtatttttaaaagagacagggtttcaccatgtaggccaggttggtcttgaactcctgacctcaagcagtccactcgcctcagcctcccaaagtgtggggattatgggcgtgagccaccacacctggcctatcctAATTCCTGGATAGCTTTATTGTAGTTGAAAATCAGGGTTccagctggtgtggtggctcatgcctgtaatcccagcactttaggaggctgcagtaggtggatcacctgaggtcaggagttcgagaccagcctggccaacatctctattaaaaacacaaaaattagcccagcgtggtggcgagtgcctgtaatcccagctactggggaggctgaggcaggagaatcacttgaacctgggaggtggaggttgcagtgagctgagatcataccaatgcactccagcctggctgacacagcaagactccatctcaaagaaaaaaaaaggaaaagaaatcaggattccttgattttttgatattttggtgGGTCTTCTGACTTCTACAGTAAATGacacattttgttttatgtaagaTAGTATTAAAGTCATCAACTCTTGCCAGCACATTCTTCTGTGAATTGTTTAGGTTTTGGCAAGACTAACTTCccagtttgttgtttttctgtaacACCTGaccagcttttaaaatataaaccacATCTGTGCCCAGGGGAAGGTCCCGTGTGCCCCACAGTGGCAGTGACAGCGCATGGCAGGCCGAGAGTGACTGTTGTGAGAGTCTTTCTGCCTGCAGTTTAGGGAGGAAGGGAACCAGCACCACAGCTGGGGCTTGAAAACTTAAAGCTTAGCCTTTATTTAAAGTTCAAGATGGATTCTTTGAAATCTCAAATATTACGTCTAGAATGACAGAAGGAAGAAAGTCTGCTGATTGATAGGTTAAGATAGTTTTCCTGATGGTGATTCCACAAAGTGAGTGCCTGGCTGGCCGGGTGGAGAGCAGTTGGAGGGGAGCCCCGTCTCGGAAAGGGGCGTGGCGGGGTTTTGAAGACTTTGGACTGGGAGGGTTTCCTGGTGCACAGCCCCGCCGAGGGTCAAGCGTGAACCCCTCGCTGGCCACAAAAGACCTCACTCATCACTGCTCCTGTGTTACAGACCAAGCTCCACGAAGATCTCTGTGAGAAGAGGACGGCCGCCACCCTTGCCACCCACGAGCTCCGCGCTGTCAAAGGGCCCCTGCTGTACTGCGCCCGGCCCCCGCAGGACCTCAAGGTGTTGCAGCCTCCTTTGCAGGGTCTGCTCAAGGGTCTCCGTAGTGTCGAAAGACGCTGTGCTGATACTGGAGCCcgaaccttttcttttcttgttttgtttttggagatggagtttcattcttgtcacccatgctggagtgcaatggcataatctcagctcaccacagcctctaccttctgagttcaagtggtctcctgcctcagcctccccagtagctgagtttacaggcatgcgccaccacgcccagctaattttgtatttttagtagagacggggtttcttcatgttggtcaggctagtcttgaactccagacctcagatgatccgcccacctcagcctcccaaagtgctgggattacaggtgtgagccaccatgcccggcctgaacattttctttctcttttgttttgaaacggagtttcactcttgttgcctaggctggagtgcaatggcacaatctcggctcagcacaacctccacctcccgcgttcaagcgattctcctgcctcaccctcccaagtagctgggattacaggcatgcataccacgtccagctaattttgtgtttttagtaaagacagggtttctccatgttggccaggctagtctcgaactcctgacctcaggtgatccacccgtctcagcctcccaacgtgctgggattacaggcataagccaccgcgcccggttttctttttttgagacggagtctcgctctgtcgcccgggctggagtgcaggggccggatctcagctcactgcaagctccgcctcccgggtttacgccattctccggcctcagcctccggagtagctgggactacaggcgcccgccacctcgcctggctagttttttttgtatgttttagtagagacggggtttcaccgtgttagccaggatggtctcgatctcctgaccttgtgatccacccgtctcggcctcccaaagtgctgggattacaggcttgagccaccgcgcccggcaacattTTCTTTAGAGTAGAATCCGATGCTGTTCTTGCAAAGACATGAAATAATGAAACAGGCTACGTTTGCAGTTACTGGAAGCGGTGCACAGCTGTGAGAGGACTCGGTGGAGGAGCAGTCGTGGGAAAATGGTTTCCTTCACTCGCTCACTACCCTTTAATCAGAAATCTTAGTCTTTGTCCCGATTGTAAAACCCTTTGCGTGGGGTTGGCAGTAGTGTGAGTTGCTGTATCGTGGTGCTATCCTGGATGTTGAATTCTGTGCAGTGCATGAGGTCCTGGCTGCTCagcctttttctcctcttttggcCTTGTGAGGATGGCAGACCACTGGAAATGGTTGTGCATGAGCTGGGTTTGAGGTTAAGCCCTTCCTTGGTAGGATCGGTGTGTTTGGGCGTCAGGTCTCCCAGGGATGCTGCAATCGCAGCCTGCATGCAGCTTCTTGCTGCGTGGTTCCATGGGATGCTCCCTGCCTGCTGTAGAGATGAATGAAGGTGGGAGTCGGGAGGGCTCGTGGAGGCTTAAGGCTGTAATTGACAGGACGGGTGAGTTCTGTGGCTGTGACCCTAGTGGAGTTTGTGGGTTTCTGCCCGATAGATTGTTCCCCTGGGGCGGAAAGAAGCCAAGGCCAAGGAGCTGGTGCGGCAGCTGCAGCTGGAGGCTGAGGAGCAGAGGAAGCAGAAGAAGCGGCAGAGTGTGTCAGGCCTGCACAGGTGGGCAGCGCGCCTGGTGGGGTGGGGCCGGGCGTGGGGGGTGCAGCGTGCCAGCCTCTGCTGAGTGAGTTTGTGCTCCTCAGGAACACCTAATGCTACCAGAACCGGAAGCTTCTTACAgggtaaacagaaaaaaagaaagcattctcTTCTGAAAGGAGACGTGTGGAACCAGTCTGTCATCTAGATGGCCCTGACGTGAGGGAAGTGGAAGGTGTTAGGAGCGGAGGTATTGGCCATTCCGTAGGAGGCGGGTCGCCCTCGGGATGGGACAGGACAGGATAGAATAGAAAGTAGCCATTAGGAAACAGACATAAATGCCAGCCCAGTCTGTGCCCCGCGCTGCTGGGTGTCCAAGTCAGGGTCCTTGGCACTGCTCTAAGCAAGATGATCATCCATATCTAGCGCAGCGATTTCTGTAAACACAGGCTGCAGAATACTTTGTTCTCTGAGGCTTGTTATGCTTTGACCCTTGATATTACACTTCATTTGTGGAAAGAACTTTCTGATTTGTCCAGTTCACCCTTTAGGTATGTTTTCAGgtgtgtgccttttttttttttttgagatggagcctcactcttgtcacccaggctggagtgcaatggcacgatctcagctcactgcaacctccatctcccaggttcaagcgattctcctgcctcagcctcctgagtagctgggattataggcgcctgccaccacgcctggctaatttttgtgcttttagtagagacggggttttgccatgtttgccaggctggtcttgaactcctgacctcaggcgatccgcctgcctcggcctcccaaactgctaggattacaggagtgagccactccgcccagctgtgccttttttcttttttgtttttaagatggggccgcgccatgttgcccaggctggagtgagggggCCAATCATAGGcgcaatcccactactgatcagcaccGGAGCTTTTTGTCCTGCTCTGTTTCTGACCTGGGCTGGTTCACTCCTCCTTAGGCAGCCTGGCGGTCCTCCACTCCCAGGAGCTCAACATAATGATGACAGACTTAGTGTAGACACTCCATGGGCGCAGCACAGCCCAGCAGACTCCTGGGCCCATGCagccctcctgtctcagcttcctgagtgctgggaccacaggcacatgccaccacaccctgcacAATATATCTTTTATAGTTAGGCctatcatttgtatttcttcccaCACAGATACCTTCACTTGCTGGATGGAAAGGAAAATTACCCCTGTCTTGTGGATGCAGACGGTGATGTGATTTCCTTCCCACCAATAACCAACAGTGAGAAGACAAAGGTAGGGTGGCATGTGTGTGAACTTAGTGTGTCTTCTAGGTTGTTCCCTGTAGAATTAACACAAGTctgctaggcgcagtggctcacacctgtaatcctagcattttgggagaccgaggtgggcggatcacctgaggttgggagttcaagaccagcctgaccaaaacggagaaaccctatctttactaaaaatacaaaattagccgggtgtagtggtgcatgcctgtaatgccagctgctcgggaggctgaggcaggagaatcgcttgaccccagaaggcggaggttgcagtgagccgagattgcgcccttgcactccagcctgagcaacaagagcgaaactctgtctccaaaaagaaaaaaaaaaaaaagcagaagaaagaaaaagaattaacacACACAAGTGTCTGCTGCATTGTGAGGTCTCATTGTGTGCAACAGAAGACGCAGCCTGGAGGGGACAAAGGGCCCTGGCTTCTCAGAGCCGCAGCTCACTGTTCACTGTTCATGCTCAGTGCTGCACGACATCCCgggatgtattttttttgtagagatggggtcttgttgtgttgcccaggctggtcttgaactcccgagctcaagcgatcctcccacatccacctcccaaagtgctgggtttacaggtgtgagccactttgcctagCCACACAGTTGTGTAGATTTTTCCTCAGAACAATTGATGCAGTTGCTGATGTCTACATTTGATAACTGTCTTTTCTGAAATCTTTCTTTAAGGTTAAGAAAACGACTTCTGATTTGTTTTTGGAAGTAACAAGTGCCACCAGTCTGCAGATTTGCAAGGATGTCATGGATGCCCTTATTCTGGTGAGTGCGTGGTGGCTCCTCCTGAGAAACGCGTTTTGAGCGTGAGTGGTGCTCTGCTCTGACGTACCACCCGTCCTGATTGCCTCTTTCTTGCTTACTGCATTGGCTGACAACAGCATGTCTTCCCTGGGTCACCTCTCGTCTCCAGGTTAAAGAGGTATTTTTCATTTGCAGAAAATGGCAGAAATGAACAAGTacactttagaaaataaagaggaaggatCACTCTCAGACACCGAAGCTGATGCAGTCTCTGGACAACTTTCAGATCCCAGAACGAATCCCAGTGCTGGAAAGGACGGGCCCTCCCCGCTGGTGGTGGAGCAGGTCCGGGTGGTGGACCTGGAAGGGAGCCTGAAGGTGGTGTACCCGTCCAAGGCCGACCTGGCCACCGCCCCTCCCCATGTGACTGTCGTGCGCTGACGCCAGGGCCGCCTGTCCAGCCTGTCCACTGGTTTGTTTGGCCTGTTTTACCGAGGTTTCTATGTGGCAATGCTGAATTATCCATTAGATTTTCACCcgttttttttggttggttggttgagatggagtctcactctgtcgccaggctggagtgcagtggcatgatctggaatcactacaacctctgtctcctgggttcaagcgattctcctgcctcagcctcccgagtagctgggactacaggtacgtgccactagcccagctaatttttgtatttttagtagagacggggtttcaccattttggtcaggatggtcttgatctcttgacctcgtggtctgcctgcctctgcccccccaaagtgctgggattacatgatcctcctgcctcagcctcccaaagtgctgggattacaggtgtgagccactgtgcctggcccaccccAGCATTTTTTAAGATGTATGTATTCGTTGTTCTGTTTTTCCAGATGATTCTGTCGTAAAGTGATGCTCTGTTGTTGTTACCACACCACACTGATTTTACGGTTTTTATGGAATTATTCAGATGTCAAAATTAACTGTTGAAAATGTTGTGAATCATGTAGCTACATGGCAGGTAACTGTTTATGGAGAACAGACACTGTACAGTCATGGGCCACGTCACAGCGTCTGGCTCAGCGATGGACACTTCCCTGACAGCAGGCCCACGATATTCTTGTGCAGAGTGTTTGGAAGCCTGGCCTGGGCTCTTGGCGTGGGCCTCTTGTAGATCAAGTAGGGGAAGTGATTGATGTTCGGTCATGCTGCTGGGACACTTGCTTTTCCCGatgaaaaacacataaataaaactaCCCGCACCATCGAGGCTTGTGTAAGGACACTCTGTGATCACACAGCAGCAGCTGAGCACACATGTCTCATGTCACTAAGCGACACGTGACTGTCACTGGTTTGGAGACCCGAAAACTTGGGAAGCTAAACAATGTGCATTTCCTTGAACGGCACGGTCACTTTCTATGACGCAGCATCTTTTAAAACCATACCATGTCAGGATGCAGCTTGGCTGTGCAAGGACGTTGGGTTTTTCAGCTGGCAGTGATCATACTCTCTGGGGAAAGTTTTAATGTGACCTTAGAATTGGCAGAATTGCGTCTCTCCAGGCTGCTGGATTGCCTTGTGGGGGTGGAGATGCGGAGACGCCTCCAGGTGGGCAGCCCGTAGGCCGAAGGCAGTGGCAGCCCCTCACCCTGGCTCAGCGGGGCCGCGCAGAGGAGCGAGGCGTCGGTGGGCTTTTCATCGTATGCACGCTAGTGCCACAGTGACAGGCAGTTGGAGCGCCATGAGTGGACCGGACAGCTCTGCTTGGGAAGCATCGGCAGTCAGCTGAGGGACAGATGGTAGCATTAGCTGGAGGATGCTTAGGTTTTTGAGCCAAAAATCTTCGTTTGTGCGCCAGATGGATGGGTCCTGAGCACCTTCTGTTGTAGATGTTTCCGTCGTGAATGTCCAGGTCAGACCCCCATGTCCACGCCATCACGTATGTCCAGGCACATGTGCGTGCACACCACTCCCGGGAGTCAGTGTGCGTGGCTCACGAGGACCCGGCCAGCCGCTGCGATGGCTTTCACAGACCCTACTGCTTTACGGTCTGGTGCCATGTGAGAAGCGGACTCGTCAGCTTGATCGAATGACACCATTTGTTCTCTGTTCAGCGTCTCAATTTCTGTGTCTGTAGAAATGACTGGCGATTTTGGGCAGCATCTGCAAGAGCCCCACAGCCCACACACCTTTAGTCGTGAGAACCAGAGGCCCGGGGCCCTGTGCAGTGGGCGGACTAACACCTGGGGGGCTCTTCAGAGCCTTGCAGGACACAGGCCAGTCTGCCTTGAGACCTGGACCCACTTGTCTGGTCACTGCCAGGCCTTCCTGTTGGGCCCACTGTGGGAGGAGGGGACTGCAGACAGGATGAGGCCCACACAGTGCCAGCCGGACTGCTGTGGGTGTGTCAGACTACTGCCTTGCCTTGTGTCCCCCAAAACCTAATTTCCTGCTGCCCTGGGCAGTCAAGCAGATGCCACAGTTGGCCAGGAGCCTGCCTTGTTGGAGGCTTGAGGTGGCACGGGGGCTTCCCCAGGCCAGGACTCTGCTGGAGCTCTGGGGCTGGGGACCCCAGACAGTGGCTCTGAGGGGATTTGGGGCTGCCATGGCAGAGGCTGCCCTTTCTCTGTATGGCCCGGCCCAGtccgggagggagggaggggagggagggatgccGGAGCTGCTGTCTTGGCTCCCAGGGACTTGGTGTCCATGCTGTAGCACACCTGTCACTGTGTGGACAGAGGAGGATGAGGCTGCCGCGTGCTGTGCCCCTTCCTGATGCAGCTCGTGACGCGTGAGACGCTGGAAATGTGTTTAACTCGCAGCGCAGGTGTCTCTGGTGTTTTcttcaccccccccccccactcacTAATAAAAACAGCTCCGCTCCTGGCCCAGCAGATCCTTTCCCACCGGCATCGCCAGAGGCTGTTGCTCAAAGTGTCACAAAACTCACTCTAGCCCagtggtggcttccatgtggggAGGCTCAGGGCCTCCTGTGCCCACCCAGATCTTGCCAGTAGGGAGCATGAGGCACCTGCCACTGTCACGGGGAAGCTAGTACCCTTGACCAGGGGTCCTGGGAAGCGGCCCCACCCTGCTGGGTCCCTGCCTGGAGCATGAGATGGACCAGAGGTGTCAGGCTGCCTGGATGCCCCAGGTGTACACTCAGAGGAGCCCAGGCCCCAGACGCACCCACAGCAGATCCTCCTGTTTCAAGTCTCTGGAGGGGAAGCCAGGCGGCCACTTAGCAGGGTCCTGTCCCATCGTCTCCCCAACCCTCCCAGAGCTGTAAGGACACTGCCCAGTTCAGCCTAGGTCCATGACCTTGGGATCCTGGGGCCGGAGCTGCTGTTTCCACCATGGCCACTTAGGGGACAAGTAGTGTGCCCGAGAGGCAGCTGTGGGTAACTTGAGTGCCCGGCCCAGTGAGCACCAGTGGGTGTCTGCCTGCAGCCTCCCCTGCTGGGGCTGGCAGGGCTGCTGGTGGAGTCCCTGGCTGAAGATGCTGGTCCCCTGCCAGGGCGGACCCAGATGCAGCCAGCCAGATCTGGGGCAGACCCTGACATCCGCCTGTGCCATCTACTGCCGGCACCTGACAGGGCGGGGAGGAGCATTTGTGGGGGTGCGTGGGCATCACTGGCGTGTGGGACCCGTGGTGGAAGCACCAGGGCCACTAGAACTGGGACAACTCCCATCCCCATCCTGTACCCTCGCCTGGCTCCTGGGCCGCACCAGTTCTTGGGGATGCCCAGCCCCGGGACCCCCAGATCAGAATGCTGCCTTCTGGGGCCCATGCAGCcaaactgcagcagccccagGGCAGTGCTGTCCTGTGAAGCTGGGCCCCAGGGAGGGCACCAGCTGGCCACTCCCCTCCCTCCTTGGGAGTGGCAGGCCAGAGGTAGGGATCTCTTTTTGAAGAGTTGTGCAGAGATCCAGGCTGTCATGGCTGGGGCAGACAGCGGCCCACCCAACAACAGGCTCCCAGGAAAGCATCATTGCTTCAGACCCCAGCCCAGGACAGGCCCTTGGGCTCCCTCCTCAGGTTTGGAGCCAGGAGCCTTGGGGCAGTGTGCAATCAGCCATGCAGCTCCACCTGCCACCATTCTGGCCCCAGGCAGACCTCAAGTGGGCCTGCTCGCCCAAAAGGCGGATGGTGTGGAGTCTGCCTCCCCACCAAGACTGGCCCAGCCCGTCCTGTTTACCTGACTTGATGCGTTCTGCGGGACCTGGCCTGGGGCAGGCACAGCCTCAACCCTCTGATAACCTCATCTGGCCCTGTGGCCCCCTTCTCTGTGCCTGTGAGGATAGCAGCTGCCCGTGTCTCCCACCCCCAGTCCTGGGGTGAGGACCCCTTTCCTAAGATGTTTCTGGCAAGGCtttttggggtcttttgtggtagGTGAGAGCCGAATACACGACTCAGGAAAGACCTACGAAGAGAATGGAGGTTGGGACCAGAGGCTGGGACTGGAGGCCAGGATGGGGGTGGACGGGAAATGGGACTGAAGTCCCTGGGACATAGCTGAGGTCCAGCCACAGCCGGGTCCCCAGGCCTGCTGTGTCCTTGCCAGAGGGCCCAGTTGGGAGGGGTGCATTCCTACAGCCACATGGGAGGGGGCCTGCCCTGGGCAGCCTTCCCACAGCCTTCCTGGATGTTACGCCTGGTCGGGCAACTATGGCAAAGGCTGTCATCCACCGTTCATTCAACAGACGCTTAATGCCTCTGTACATAGGCTTTTGGCCCACAAGGAGTACTTGGAGGGGCCAGGCCCGTCCCTGGGGAAGGGAGGGTAGACCTGGGTCCTCCCTGGCAGCCACCAGCCCCAAGAGGATGCACCCAGCCCCTGCGTATGGTGGACTGCCTAGGAAGAACCGTGCCCACTTTACTAAGGAAGACACGGTGCGTCTGAGACAAGGGCAGGGGACACACAGCCCTTATTGGAGCCATCCTTACAAAACCAGGAGTCAGGCCCAGAGAGGACAGGGGGCTGCCCAGGCCACACAGCTCTGCACACTGCTGGCATGGAGGAAAGCAGCAGGGAGGATCCCACCCCGGGGGCTGCCAGGGAGGTGGGCGCAGTTCGTCTGCCCAAGGAACCCCTCATCCTGGCCTTGACAAGGGCAGGGGCTGAGCCCTGGGTGAGGGGAAGCTGTGGTTGGGGGCTCCAGGCCGCAGGGCCCAGTTTGGGTGTGTCCTGCAGCTCCTGCTGAGGCTGGACCCAGGCCTCCTAGCCACGTGTGCCCAGCTGTTTGTCTGTAGGTCCTCTGAAGGACTGTGTGCCAGGTGTGTGGTACGCCCTCGTGTGGGGCCTGTGACAGCTGTACACCTGGTGTCTTCGTGCGCATGGCTGCCAGCGCGTGTGCCGTTTGCTGTGTGTGCCGTGGGGTCCGTGTCTATGTGGGGGTCCACGTGGACAGCGATGTCCCTCCAGGCCTGTGCTCTCACTTGTGCAGCCAGCCCCCAGCATGCACGTGGGACAGCGTTTATTTGCACTTGTGCACATAGTAGCCAGTGAGGTAGCCCAGGATGAAGATGATCCAGAAGAGGGCCACGCCGCCCAGCGCTTTCATGGCGATGCCCAGCTTGCCCGTGCACAGCTTCTGGGAGATCCTGGGGTGAGAACCAACTGGAGGTGAGCCCCAGGCCAGGGCCGCATGAGGGGCCCCTAAGTGGACTGTGGCCATTGGTCCGGGTCAGGGGGAGGGGCCTGGCGCTCTGCTGGAGTGAAGAGGAAGCTCTCCCCAGCCACAGCCAACCAGCAGGAAGGCCAAGGGCTGCGGTTTGCTGAGCCGCTGGACCGTGGGCTCCCAGCCAGGATGAGGTGGAGGGTGATGGGGCTGGCGGCAGGGGTTAGGGCAGGCGTCTCTGTGCTTGGGCAGGTGAGGCACTGGCCTACTGTGGCTGGCAGGCTGCCCCCAGGCCCCTTACCTGCGGCAGCTTGAGGCCTCTTCTGTGCTGGACACAGCCCCTAGGCTGACTCCGTCCCTGCTGCCGTCCTCCCACCTACTATAGTGGACGTGGCTCTCCTGGGGCTGCATGCTGTGGGGCTGCAGCAGGAGAGGTGGGGCCTTCACAGTGGTGAGATCAAGACAGGTGGCAAGGCTGTGACTTCACTGTAAAACAACCGAATGGAAGGCACTAGTCAAGACCCCCTCTGGGGCTGCTGTTGGGGAGGGGCACTAAGGGTCAGGGGCTGCCTCCCGCACCGGCTCTGTCACCTGACTTAACAGGCGACCTAGACACACAGTGGTTGAGTCATTTGCCCAGGGCCACACCGGGAGGATGGGGCCAAGCCGCTGGAATTCCATCT
The genomic region above belongs to Piliocolobus tephrosceles isolate RC106 chromosome 1, ASM277652v3, whole genome shotgun sequence and contains:
- the LRRC47 gene encoding leucine-rich repeat-containing protein 47; its protein translation is MAAAAVSEAWPELELAERERRRELLLTGPGLEERVRAAGGQLPPRLFTLPLLHYLEVSGCGSLRAPGPGLAQGLPQLHSLVLRRNALGPGLSPELGPLPALRVLDLSGNALEALPPGQGLGPAEPPGLPQLQSLNLSGNRLRELPADLARCAPRLQSLNLTGNCLDSFPAELFRPGALPLLSELAAADNCLRELSPDIAHLASLKTLDLSNNQLSEIPAELADCPKLKEINFRGNKLRDKRLEKMVSGCQTRSILEYLRVGGRGGGKGKGRAEGSEKEDSRKKRRERKQRREGGDGEEQDVGDAGRLLLRVLHVSENPAPLTVRVSPEVRDVRPYIVGAVVRGMDLQPGNALKRFLTSQTKLHEDLCEKRTAATLATHELRAVKGPLLYCARPPQDLKIVPLGRKEAKAKELVRQLQLEAEEQRKQKKRQSVSGLHRYLHLLDGKENYPCLVDADGDVISFPPITNSEKTKVKKTTSDLFLEVTSATSLQICKDVMDALILKMAEMNKYTLENKEEGSLSDTEADAVSGQLSDPRTNPSAGKDGPSPLVVEQVRVVDLEGSLKVVYPSKADLATAPPHVTVVR
- the SMIM1 gene encoding small integral membrane protein 1, with protein sequence MQPQESHVHYSRWEDGSRDGVSLGAVSSTEEASSCRRISQKLCTGKLGIAMKALGGVALFWIIFILGYLTGYYVHKCK